The following coding sequences are from one Amphiprion ocellaris isolate individual 3 ecotype Okinawa chromosome 19, ASM2253959v1, whole genome shotgun sequence window:
- the rab11fip4a gene encoding rab11 family-interacting protein 4A isoform X1, translating into MSRAAPVGPAELRTDDGDRRSRSVTVRLTEIKKQEPPHFAPEAASAMEAPVFPDQSQLLLFLRRLKEVFDVCDEDADGFIRVEHLVDLGLQFGQGDEVKKLTKYLDPNAHGKINFKDFCHGVFAIKGCEEILKMAMGPRGLTSRQPSVTDNGYIYQNGEAKLGPPIIMCTRSYPECTEGCGADGECDMDSSAENSNSSDSLHPTRQDRHLNGSASASVISGEEQFEDYGEGEDVDFTPSSPCPEEDTRTNGFTDMGSSLPSSAGQTPQKMRQLYNSELLDIYCSQCCKKVNLLNDLEARLRNLKANSPNRKISSTAFGRQLFQANHSVFGSSQGSSTEDLFTDSIDSCDLDITEKVSYLEKKVTELESDSLANGDLKSKLKQENTQLVHRVHELEEQVKDAETKADQSLEEEMKRHREAFSKMERDRNTEIDLLCNRVQQLEDENGEMKINVCRLKSQTEKLDQEKQKMTDKLEDTSLRLKDEMDLYRKIMDKLWQNRHEFQKEKEAMQELIDDLRRELEYLQLFKLEMEHPGKGKGLSEFNARTREIEMEHEVKRLKQENHKLRDQNDDLNAQILSLSLYEAKNLFACQTKAQCLAAEIDNASRDELVDALKEQEEINLRLRQYMDKIILAILDHNPSILEIKS; encoded by the exons ATGTCACGAGCAGCACCAGTCGGTCCGGCGGAGCTGAGGACGGATGATGGCGACCGTCGGAGCCGCTCCGTTACGGTCCGTTTGACGGAGATTAAGAAGCAGGAACCGCCACATTTCGCTCCGGAAGCTGCCTCCGCCATGGAAGCTCCCGTGTTTCCCGACCAGagccagctgctgctgttcctccGGAGGCTCAAGGAGGTGTTCGACGTCTGTGACGAGGATGCCGACGGCTTCATCCGGGTGGAGCATTTGGTGGACCTCGGTCTCCAATTCGGTCAAGGAGATGAG GTGAAGAAGTTGACTAAGTACCTGGATCCTAACGCTCACGGGAAAATCAACTTCAAGGACTTCTGCCATGGAGTGTTCGCTATCAAAG GCTGTGAGGAAATCCTGAAGATGGCCATGGGTCCTCGTGGTCTGACCTCCCGCCAGCCGTCCGTCACTGACAACGGCTACATTTACCAG aacggcgaggctaagctggGCCCTCCGATCATCATGTGTACGCGATcctacccagaatgcactgagGGCTGTGGAGCTGATGGAGAGTGTGATATGGACAGCAGCGCCGAAAACAGCAACAGCTCTGACTCACTGCACCCGACACGGCAAGACAG ACACCTGAACGGCTCGGCGTCTGCATCCGTCATCTCCGGGGAGGAGCAGTTTGAAGACTACGGCGAGGGAGAGGATGTGGATTTTACTCCCAGCAGCCCTTGTCCTGAAGAAGACACCAGAACAAATGGTTTCACTGACATGGGATCCTCGCTTCCCTCAAG TGCAGGGCAGACTCCTCAGAAGATGAGGCAGCTCTATAACAGCGAGCTGCTGGACATCTACTGCTCTCAGTGCTGCAAGAAGGTCAATCTGCTCAACGACCTGGAGGCTCGACTCAGAAACCTCAAGGCCAACAG tccCAACAGAAAGATTTCCAGCACAGCATTTGGCCG CCAGCTGTTCCAGGCCAACCACAGCGTGTTCGGGTCCAGTCAgggcagcagcacagaggatcTGTTCACCGACAGCATCGACTCCTGCGACCTCgacatcacagaaaaa GTCAGCTACCTGGAGAAGAAGGTGACAGAGTTGGAAAGCGACAGTCTGGCCAACGGAGACCTGAAGTCTAAACTCAAACAGGAGAACACACAGCTGGTACACAG GGTCCATGAGCTGGAGGAGCAGGTGAAGGATGCAGAGACGAAGGCAGATCAGAgtctggaggaggagatgaagaggcACCGGGAAgctttcagcaagatggagagagacaggaacaCAGAGATAGACCTGCTCTGTAACAG GGTACAGCAGTTAGAAGATGAGAATGGAGAAATGAAGATAAATGTGTGCAGACTGAAGTCTCAGACAGAGAAGCTGGACCAG GAGAAGCAGAAGATGACGGACAAGCTGGAGGACACCAGTCTGAGGCTGAAAGACGAGATGGATCTGTACAGGAAGATCATGGACAAGCTCTGGCAAAACCGCCACGAGTtccagaaggagaaggaggccaTGCAGGAG TTAATTGATGATCTGCGCCGGGAGCTGGAGTATCTGCAGCTGTTTAAGCTGGAGATGGAGCATCCGGGGAAGGGGAAGGGGCTGTCTGAGTTCAACGCCAGGACCAGGGAGATCGAGATGGAGCACGAAGTGAAGAGGCTGAAACAG GAGAACCATAAGCTGAGGGACCAGAACGACGACCTGAACGCTCAGATTCTCAGTCTGAGTTTGTACGAAGCCAAGAACCTGTTTGCCTGTCAGACCAAGGCTCAGTGCCTGGCAGCCGAGATCGACAACGCCTCCAGAGACGAG CTGGTGGATGctttgaaggagcaggaggagatcAACCTTCGTCTGAGGCAGTACATGGACAAAATCATTCTGGCCATTCTGGACCACAACCCCTCCATCCTGGAGATCAAgagttaa
- the rab11fip4a gene encoding rab11 family-interacting protein 4A isoform X2, translating into MCTRSYPECTEGCGADGECDMDSSAENSNSSDSLHPTRQDRHLNGSASASVISGEEQFEDYGEGEDVDFTPSSPCPEEDTRTNGFTDMGSSLPSSAGQTPQKMRQLYNSELLDIYCSQCCKKVNLLNDLEARLRNLKANSPNRKISSTAFGRQLFQANHSVFGSSQGSSTEDLFTDSIDSCDLDITEKVSYLEKKVTELESDSLANGDLKSKLKQENTQLVHRVHELEEQVKDAETKADQSLEEEMKRHREAFSKMERDRNTEIDLLCNRVQQLEDENGEMKINVCRLKSQTEKLDQEKQKMTDKLEDTSLRLKDEMDLYRKIMDKLWQNRHEFQKEKEAMQELIDDLRRELEYLQLFKLEMEHPGKGKGLSEFNARTREIEMEHEVKRLKQENHKLRDQNDDLNAQILSLSLYEAKNLFACQTKAQCLAAEIDNASRDELVDALKEQEEINLRLRQYMDKIILAILDHNPSILEIKS; encoded by the exons ATGTGTACGCGATcctacccagaatgcactgagGGCTGTGGAGCTGATGGAGAGTGTGATATGGACAGCAGCGCCGAAAACAGCAACAGCTCTGACTCACTGCACCCGACACGGCAAGACAG ACACCTGAACGGCTCGGCGTCTGCATCCGTCATCTCCGGGGAGGAGCAGTTTGAAGACTACGGCGAGGGAGAGGATGTGGATTTTACTCCCAGCAGCCCTTGTCCTGAAGAAGACACCAGAACAAATGGTTTCACTGACATGGGATCCTCGCTTCCCTCAAG TGCAGGGCAGACTCCTCAGAAGATGAGGCAGCTCTATAACAGCGAGCTGCTGGACATCTACTGCTCTCAGTGCTGCAAGAAGGTCAATCTGCTCAACGACCTGGAGGCTCGACTCAGAAACCTCAAGGCCAACAG tccCAACAGAAAGATTTCCAGCACAGCATTTGGCCG CCAGCTGTTCCAGGCCAACCACAGCGTGTTCGGGTCCAGTCAgggcagcagcacagaggatcTGTTCACCGACAGCATCGACTCCTGCGACCTCgacatcacagaaaaa GTCAGCTACCTGGAGAAGAAGGTGACAGAGTTGGAAAGCGACAGTCTGGCCAACGGAGACCTGAAGTCTAAACTCAAACAGGAGAACACACAGCTGGTACACAG GGTCCATGAGCTGGAGGAGCAGGTGAAGGATGCAGAGACGAAGGCAGATCAGAgtctggaggaggagatgaagaggcACCGGGAAgctttcagcaagatggagagagacaggaacaCAGAGATAGACCTGCTCTGTAACAG GGTACAGCAGTTAGAAGATGAGAATGGAGAAATGAAGATAAATGTGTGCAGACTGAAGTCTCAGACAGAGAAGCTGGACCAG GAGAAGCAGAAGATGACGGACAAGCTGGAGGACACCAGTCTGAGGCTGAAAGACGAGATGGATCTGTACAGGAAGATCATGGACAAGCTCTGGCAAAACCGCCACGAGTtccagaaggagaaggaggccaTGCAGGAG TTAATTGATGATCTGCGCCGGGAGCTGGAGTATCTGCAGCTGTTTAAGCTGGAGATGGAGCATCCGGGGAAGGGGAAGGGGCTGTCTGAGTTCAACGCCAGGACCAGGGAGATCGAGATGGAGCACGAAGTGAAGAGGCTGAAACAG GAGAACCATAAGCTGAGGGACCAGAACGACGACCTGAACGCTCAGATTCTCAGTCTGAGTTTGTACGAAGCCAAGAACCTGTTTGCCTGTCAGACCAAGGCTCAGTGCCTGGCAGCCGAGATCGACAACGCCTCCAGAGACGAG CTGGTGGATGctttgaaggagcaggaggagatcAACCTTCGTCTGAGGCAGTACATGGACAAAATCATTCTGGCCATTCTGGACCACAACCCCTCCATCCTGGAGATCAAgagttaa